The Panthera tigris isolate Pti1 chromosome E3, P.tigris_Pti1_mat1.1, whole genome shotgun sequence genome segment ACAAAAGTCCTCAGCGGCTACCTAGTCGGGACCCCTCTCACTCTCGAGAGCTTCATACTTTCCTTCAAGAAACTCTATCACTCTGTGTCTTTGCCCACTCTGTTGTCCACGAGATTCATTCTTCGACTCTAGGAGACAAGGACCAtcgtctctcccaccctcctgtaACACTATGAAGTCAATAGTATTACTATTTTCATTCTCTAGAAGGGGAAACCAAGACAGTTTTCAAGTGACTGCCTAAAGACAGAAGTAGGGCTAGAACTCTCTTCCAACCCAGTGTTTTCttccctgtttcattttttaagattccatgaGTACCAAATCATTGTCATATTAAAAGGAaatctctctgttccttttttcccaagcaacactctctctatatatagaggAAATAACTGTTACTTGTGTGTTTATCTTCCTGTACCTGCATACACAACTTTGCCCATTTACTTTATCTTGAAGTTTTCCTATTTCAATATATCCACCGCATTTTCATTTTTAGGCTGCTGTGTTTAGTCATGTACCATAATATAATCAATCTTCAATCATTTCCATTTTGGTGGACATTGAAAtactttcttgatttaaaaaaatgtttatttatttttgagagagagagagagtgtgcgagtggggtggggggcagagagagagggaggcagaggatctgaagccggctctgtgctgagcgcagccagccagatgcagggctcgaactcacaaccatggaatcatgacctgagctgcggtgggaggcttaactgactgagccacccaggggcccaactTTcctattctggatatattttgaagaggGAGCTGATAGATTGGGATGTGGAGTTTGAGGGAAGTGACGGTGGAGTCTTCTCTACGGTCTCTGCCTTTACTCTGGCCTCTCCATCCTTCCATCATTTATGAAGACACTGGTAGCTCACTGAAGGAGTTTTCCGGATCAGGATATAAAGGAAAAGAGGTGGGTTGTGAAATAGACTGATAAACCTCCCTAGGAAACAATTACACTTTGATTAAATATGACGCTGAGCACTTTTCACTAAACGTTCTCCCACATATATTATCTGTTCGGTCCTTACAATGTTGCTCCTGgctattgtattcattttatagatgatgaaaggGAGGGCTGGAGACATCATATCCACTAGCTACCATAGCTCATCAATTTCAGAGTACACCAAAATGCCTCTTAGCTCCTATTATTATGAATTTTCTAGGTTATCTGCTGCCTCCTATTCCAAGGGCAGAGTAACTAGACACCTACATTGTTATGAgtgagagagcgcatgcacagaGTGATTGTGGGAAGAAACCCAGCATGGCAGTTAGCTTTTTCTCCTCCAATCCCCTGTGTTTTATTAGCCTAACATCAAGTTAGAttcaaaatattctgtatttttgatAGGGATACCTGAATTGCTCCAAAGTGTTTAAGGAATCCctattttcctcttgttttctccCAAGTTTTTTAGTAATTAAGAATATGACTGCACAGTCTACTTGGCGGTTGAAGTTCTCATAAATGAATCCACTGGCATTCTAGTTTATAAATTACCTTAGGAGCTTAGTTATTGTGATTGTATCTTCTGAGAACTTCATCTACTCTAAGTGTGCtgataaataaaaactgtgaaCTTGCCAGTCTCAAGACTCTGATAAATGACCAGGATAATGCCAGTAGAGACACACTTCAAATATTACTGAGTGGAAAATTGAGAATATAGGTCATGGCTCCCGTCTACAACTGGAAAAACCAATTCACGATGGGATAATATAACTAGAGGTCTTTGAGGGCAGGCATTTTAGATATGTGGAAAGGGGGacatttgtcattatttatttggCATTGTCCAAGGGACAGGATAACTCCAAAGTGGTAAACCTAAAAGTGGTTCATTTCACAAGTTTAACTTGTAGTGTGAAAACGGGATACTTGTGAAACTTGTTAATTAATTCATTTcactaaatgtttattgagcatctaccatGTATGAGGCATATGTTCAGGTGCTGTGGGGGACACAAAGTCCAAGActcttaattatgttttaatgtttatttatttttgagagagacacacagagcacgagtgggggaggggcagagagagagggagacccagaatctgaagccggctccaggctctgagctgtcagcacagggcccaacgtggggctcgaactcgggaacggtgaaatcacgacctaagccggttgcttaatcgactgagccacccaggttccccaagactcttttaaaaacagccttggggcgcctgggtggcgcagtcggttaagcgtccgacttcagccaggtcacgatctcgcggtccgtgagttcgagccccgcgtcaggctctgggctgatggctcggagcctggagcctgcttccgattctgtgtctccctctctctctgcccctcccccgttcatgctctgtctctctctgtcccaaaaataaattaaaaaaaaaaaaacgttgaaaaacaGCCTTAAGatctattaatttccttttctctggaaaTGTAGTTGCTAGGCAACTTTCTCATATGAACCCAGTTCCTGTGTCTATGGAAAGAGTACATGGGCTGTGGTGGCAGGTGTGCGTGCCTATGGCAATTCTAGTGATGTGCCGTTGCACATACTGGCTTTCTAATTCCAATACCTGAGCTCCTCGAGATGAGTGGTGGTGTGCTGGACTGACTGCTGAGTTCCAGGAATTTTAAGGCTGCAAAACTAGATCTGGAGGCGGAGGACATGCTTTATAGAtagatgattttttatttatttatttttttggtgctCAAACTTGCTTAAGGAATCTCAGAGCCTCTCATAATCCAGCAACCATACTAATGTATCCAAATGCTGGTAGCAAGTCTCAGGGTTGGGTCTTAGGAGGAGGCAATTTAAACAAAtaggtttatttgagagaaaaatagtCTTTCTTTATTCACATTAAATATTAGATGAAGCAGAAGGTGGGAGGTAGACATAAAGGACAGGGTAAGTAGGATGACAAAGGAACATATAGGTAGGAAGTATGGGTAGACAGACAGGCAtactgggaagagagaaggagagatgagaAAAGTGATGAATGGCTATGGTACAAAGACGAATTGTTTGAACTTTCACTTGGGGTGAATCATATCTGGCTTGATTTTATCGAAGTATAGCATCATGATATATAGATATTGCAAGTGGcagtgctttttaaagaaaagtacagtggggcgcctgggtgactcaggctcaggtagttaagcatctgattttggttcaggtcacgttctcgcggtctgtgagttcgagccccgcgtcgggttctgtgctgacagctcggagcctggagcctgcttcggattctgtgtctccctctctctctgcccctcccctgctcgttctctctccctttctctctctcaaaattagataaacattaaaattttttaaataaagcacagaaatctctagaaatataaaaatatgtaatattttattacatgtaaCAAATAGTACGTGGACCATAGAGACAGTGAGCCAGATCTGTACTAAATCAACAACCCGTGAGCTGTTGATGGGACACATCTACTCCGTTACCTGTAGTCCACGGGATTTTTCGTGACCAAGTGTAGAGCATTAGAAACAACACTAGCCATGCCTTAACAGCTTAGGGCTACTGGGAACACGTCTTGGCCGTAGTAGGGTTAGTCCTCCTCATGTTCATCTGGCCAGAGCGAGAATGAGAAAAAGTGTGTAGAGAAGAAGAGGGGATGCATGATGGAGCTTTCCCTCCTCTCAGCCgagttctcttccctttcccagcaGCCTCCTCAGTGCCGCCTTTACCTCCTTGTTTCTCAGAGTGTAGATGAGAGGGTTCACCATTGGCGTGACCACAGAGTAGAAGAGGGAAATGAATTTGCCCCGGCCCTGGTGGCTGGTCTTAGCCGGAAGGAGGTACCCGTAGATAGCTGACCCATAGAAGAGGAGCACCACCACCAGAAGGGAAAGGCAAGTATTAAAggcctttctctgtccctcagctGAGCGGATCTTCAGCACTGCCCGAGCTATGGAGCAGTAGGAGATCGGGATGATGCTCAGCGGGACGGCAGTGAAGAAGGCGCAGACGCCATTGAGCACGGCCTCGTTGAGACTTGTGTCTCCACAGGCCAGTTTGATCATGGCAGGCACCTCACACAGGAAGTTGTCCACCCTCCGGTGCCCACACAGTGGGAGCTGCAGCGTGAACGTTGACCGGATCACGGAGTTGCTCAAGCCGCCCAGCCATGCAATGGCAGCCAGCGGCCAGCAGAGCCGAGGGCTCACGATGACGGTGTAGCGCAGGGGCTGGCAAACTGCCACGTGGCGGTCGAATGCCATCACCACGAGCAGGATGCACTCGGTGGCCCCTAGCCAGAGGAAAACATAGAGCTGGATCACACAGCCAGCGTAGCTTATGGTCTTACCTGGTCCCCGTAAGTTGGTCAGCATTTGGGGGACCGAGCTGGTAGCAAAAGCGAGGTCCAGGGAGGAGAGGTtgctgaggaagaagtacatgggggtgtggagccGGGCATCCAGGCGGGAGAGCAGGATGATGGTCGAATTCCCAACTAGGGTCAGTGAGTAAGAGAAGAGAATGACTACGAAAAAGACGATCTCCAGCTGGGGATGGTCAGATATACCCATCAGGACGAAGCCCTCTGAAAAGCTGTTGTTGGCCTCTGCCATTCTGCTTGT includes the following:
- the LOC102955266 gene encoding olfactory receptor 2C1 isoform X1, with protein sequence MPRKLLDPLSCRAALSFLFTCFSLSKWPSPRTDSSSDWTSRMAEANNSFSEGFVLMGISDHPQLEIVFFVVILFSYSLTLVGNSTIILLSRLDARLHTPMYFFLSNLSSLDLAFATSSVPQMLTNLRGPGKTISYAGCVIQLYVFLWLGATECILLVVMAFDRHVAVCQPLRYTVIVSPRLCWPLAAIAWLGGLSNSVIRSTFTLQLPLCGHRRVDNFLCEVPAMIKLACGDTSLNEAVLNGVCAFFTAVPLSIIPISYCSIARAVLKIRSAEGQRKAFNTCLSLLVVVLLFYGSAIYGYLLPAKTSHQGRGKFISLFYSVVTPMVNPLIYTLRNKEVKAALRRLLGKGRELG
- the LOC102955266 gene encoding olfactory receptor 2C1 isoform X2, with translation MAEANNSFSEGFVLMGISDHPQLEIVFFVVILFSYSLTLVGNSTIILLSRLDARLHTPMYFFLSNLSSLDLAFATSSVPQMLTNLRGPGKTISYAGCVIQLYVFLWLGATECILLVVMAFDRHVAVCQPLRYTVIVSPRLCWPLAAIAWLGGLSNSVIRSTFTLQLPLCGHRRVDNFLCEVPAMIKLACGDTSLNEAVLNGVCAFFTAVPLSIIPISYCSIARAVLKIRSAEGQRKAFNTCLSLLVVVLLFYGSAIYGYLLPAKTSHQGRGKFISLFYSVVTPMVNPLIYTLRNKEVKAALRRLLGKGRELG